TCCCGCAGCTTCTGGGTTTTGTCCTCCAGGGTGCGTCCCTGAGGGGCTCCTGCGGCTTGGGCCTCTGCGAGGGCCTCGAGCTCCCGGCGATCCCGCTCTTGGAGTTCCTCGAGCAAGAGCTGGAGGCCTTCGGGGAGGGCCGGGCCGTCCTCCGACAAGGCTTGGAAGGCCGAGAGCTCGTCTTGCAGAAAGGTCTTTCGTTGTTCGAGCCTGCTGCCGCTCCAGGTGGCGAGGAGGCCGAGCAAGCCCTCCAGGGAGAAGAGCCGGGAGAAGCGGGCGCGGGAGCGCGGGGAGCGAGGGTCGCTGCGGAGCTCTTTGCGCAGCTGCTCGATGTCTTCCTCCAGAGCCTCGGTGTTGGGGGAGAGCAGGTAGCGCACTAACGAGAAGTCGTAGGTCGCCTGGACCCGGCTCTTGTAGCGGAAGGGGTGGTGGTCCGGTGGGGCCCCCGGGGAGGCTTTGGCGGTGCTGGCCTCCGAGGCGCTGGAGTCCGCGTCCTGCTCAGCCCGACGAGCTCTCTTTTTGGCTCTCCGCCGTGGTGTCGGTGGCCGGTGTTCCTTGCGCGGGTCGCGCTCGGCGAAGGCCGGGTGGGTGGCGTCGATGCCGCTGTCGATGACCGCCCAGGTGAGGCCGGAGCAGTCGATGTCGAAGAGGCGGCGGGCGGCGTCGGCTTTGACCGCCAGAGCGGAGTCGAAGATGCACGCCTCCGCCGGCCGGTTGCGGTTCACCATCCACACCGCCGGGGCGTCGTCCCGGGCTTCGTCCATGCCAACGACGAGCTCGCGGGTGGCCTCGATCATCCGGCGGGCGGCTTCCAGCCGCTGCTGCCGGAGCTCGGCCCGTTCTTCGGCGGTGGTCGGCGAGGTCCCTTGGGGCCGGCCGAGAAAGTTCTCGAAGTCCGAGGCTTCCGACTGAGGATCTTGTTGAAGATGCCGCCCCCGGACCGCCACCAGGCCCACCAGCCGGGTCATCCACAGCAGGTCGGAAGTAACGGTTGGGAAACCTTCGAAGTCCTGCCCCAGAGCGCTGCGCAGGAGCTGCGAGTCCACCAGGAGCTCCGCCACCAGCCGGATCACTTCGTCGGACTCTAACAATTCGGCGACGCCACCCTCGGGACGATCGGAGGCGGAACCGCTGTCCCCGGAGTCCTCCCAGAGATACTTCTCCCACCATTGGGTCATGGGCAGCACCACGCGGATCAGCTCGTCAAAGCGCAGCCGCACCGCTACCGTGGTGTTGGTGTAGGCGATGCGGGGGGAGTTTCTGTTCCCGCTGGCCCAGCCGGACTCCCAGACTTCGGTGTCGCGCTCCTGCGCCAGCCGATCGGAGAGTTTCTTCGCCAGCTGGCCGGCGCTGGTGCCCCAATGGGGAGTCAGCAGAAGGTCCAGGCGGGCCAGGGGATTCTTGGCGTAGGCGACCCAGACGTCGGGCAGGATGGGAGAGTCCTGGGTCAGCCGCCGGCCCCAGCCGGAGTCGAGCATGGCGTCTTCGAAACGCTGCAGCAGCTGGTGGTCGATGGGCATCGGGGGGACCTCCGAGTAGGGGTTGCCATCGGCCTCGGCGACACCGGGCCGCGAGGTAGATGCAATGAACTCTGATCAAGAGGATCCTTGCTTCGAGAGTTTAGCAGCTCATGGTGGAGTCACGCCAAGGCCGGGCTACGGCAGGAGTTGGCGGAGGGCCCTCCGGGCGGATAGGGTGCCGCGTGGGAACCTCGCTGCCGCTTCATGTCTCTCATAGACCGAGGCCCGGCTTGCCGAGCGCCGCCCAAGGAAATCTTCGAACTGAAGCTCAGGAGCTCTGAATCATGAATCTGTCCAGCAAAACCCTCCGCACCGTCCTCGCGCCGCTGATGATCTTTCTCGGCCTGAGCTTCGTGGCCCTCGCCGCGCTGTCCTCGTCCATGCAGGCCGCGCCCCTGCAGGCCGCCGCGGTGGCCGATACCACCGAGGCGGCGCCGGCCGCCGCGCCGGAGATCGGCTTGCTCAATGCCCGCCAGCCGATGGAAGGCCTGCTCACCGGCGGGCAGATCACCCAGGAGCAGATGAAGGCCGCCGCCGCTGCGGGCTACCGCACCATCATCAAC
The Acidobacteriota bacterium genome window above contains:
- a CDS encoding S8 family serine peptidase — its product is MPIDHQLLQRFEDAMLDSGWGRRLTQDSPILPDVWVAYAKNPLARLDLLLTPHWGTSAGQLAKKLSDRLAQERDTEVWESGWASGNRNSPRIAYTNTTVAVRLRFDELIRVVLPMTQWWEKYLWEDSGDSGSASDRPEGGVAELLESDEVIRLVAELLVDSQLLRSALGQDFEGFPTVTSDLLWMTRLVGLVAVRGRHLQQDPQSEASDFENFLGRPQGTSPTTAEERAELRQQRLEAARRMIEATRELVVGMDEARDDAPAVWMVNRNRPAEACIFDSALAVKADAARRLFDIDCSGLTWAVIDSGIDATHPAFAERDPRKEHRPPTPRRRAKKRARRAEQDADSSASEASTAKASPGAPPDHHPFRYKSRVQATYDFSLVRYLLSPNTEALEEDIEQLRKELRSDPRSPRSRARFSRLFSLEGLLGLLATWSGSRLEQRKTFLQDELSAFQALSEDGPALPEGLQLLLEELQERDRRELEALAEAQAAGAPQGRTLEDKTQKLRENLQLGRAVNWSELEDYLNIPHDEGYRVPEHNHGTHVAGILGGEWLTTDAVHGNGAYLDENDLVGVAPDIRIYDLRVLGDDGTGDEFSVIAALQFVRYLNENSEVMKIQGANLSLSIHHAVSNYACGRTPVCEESERLVSNGVVVVAAGGNGGYLKLRTSDGRISEGYATVSITDPGNAEEVLTVGATHRAFPHAYGVSYFSSRGPTGDGRLKPDLVAPGEKITAPVPGAQMARLDGTSMAAPHASGVAALLMARHAELMGQPRRIKEILCATATDLGRERYFQGAGMIDALRALQSV